The Salinibaculum sp. SYNS191 genome has a window encoding:
- a CDS encoding DR2241 family protein, translated as MKAEQVEALLTAAAEGVDTEVLTASESDGTYDFSVPDATYHGLTDAELRDAARRHSEAVTEWYFWERVAPDAPDRRAFLRWVEGADDLSLSDRRERLADGVARDWGQLRIRARTVEVGRRAYEVRHVDDAGERVEDLAVHTDPLDARELAKHDDRGRYRPLSTAPTLQRGWAFVDLEPAAVVRAVDTFYPATIANWHRERAGDLDVSHWRETAGRQTGIYGVVDTWDRGEGHEHVEWVAEACCADSQCLKRREWEYDEETDLDVHGGDGTFPCREPCSLVISAARRWARIEGEEARTYEFELTPSEKEQVEEIVDAVADGRADDVREADFSDGANRWRARYLRAKRMSDGTLSGVPTDRDEDGGGD; from the coding sequence ATGAAGGCCGAGCAGGTCGAGGCGCTCCTGACGGCGGCCGCGGAGGGGGTCGACACCGAGGTACTGACGGCCAGCGAGTCGGACGGCACCTACGACTTCTCGGTGCCGGACGCGACCTACCACGGACTCACCGACGCGGAACTTCGCGACGCCGCGCGCCGCCACAGCGAGGCCGTCACGGAGTGGTACTTCTGGGAGCGAGTCGCACCGGACGCACCCGACCGCCGGGCGTTCCTCCGGTGGGTCGAGGGTGCCGACGACCTGTCCCTGTCCGACCGGCGCGAGCGCCTGGCCGACGGTGTCGCCCGGGACTGGGGGCAACTCCGCATCCGGGCGCGAACCGTCGAGGTCGGCCGGCGCGCGTACGAGGTCCGCCACGTCGACGACGCCGGCGAGCGCGTCGAGGACCTGGCCGTCCACACGGACCCGCTGGACGCCCGGGAACTCGCCAAGCACGACGACCGCGGGCGCTACCGCCCGCTCTCGACTGCGCCGACGCTCCAGCGCGGGTGGGCCTTCGTCGACCTCGAACCGGCCGCGGTGGTCAGAGCGGTCGACACCTTCTACCCCGCGACGATTGCGAACTGGCACCGCGAGCGGGCGGGCGACCTGGACGTGAGCCACTGGCGGGAGACCGCCGGCCGGCAGACCGGTATCTACGGCGTCGTCGACACCTGGGACCGCGGCGAGGGCCACGAGCACGTCGAGTGGGTCGCCGAAGCCTGCTGTGCGGATTCCCAGTGCCTGAAACGGCGCGAGTGGGAGTACGACGAGGAGACCGACCTGGACGTCCACGGTGGGGACGGGACGTTCCCCTGCCGGGAACCCTGCTCGCTCGTCATCTCTGCCGCCCGGCGCTGGGCCCGCATCGAGGGCGAGGAGGCGCGGACCTACGAGTTCGAACTCACGCCCAGCGAGAAGGAACAGGTCGAGGAAATCGTCGACGCCGTCGCCGACGGCCGGGCGGACGACGTGCGCGAGGCCGATTTCAGCGACGGCGCGAACCGCTGGCGCGCGCGATACCTGCGCGCCAAGCGCATGAGCGACGGCACTCTCTCAGGCGTCCCGACCGACCGGGACGAAGACGGGGGCGGCGACTGA
- a CDS encoding ArsR/SmtB family transcription factor codes for MSEDCDDEKVLALLDDEYARAILTATSAEPMSAQTLSERCDASVTTIYRRIDRLKECDLVEEQLQPQPDGNHYKVYASRLESFSVSFEDGEMRADITRAEAEEDVADRFTRMWQDL; via the coding sequence GTGAGTGAGGACTGTGACGACGAGAAGGTACTCGCACTTCTCGACGACGAGTACGCTCGCGCAATCCTCACAGCGACGAGTGCCGAACCCATGTCTGCACAAACACTGAGCGAGCGGTGCGACGCGTCGGTCACGACGATATACCGGCGCATCGACCGCCTGAAAGAGTGTGACCTCGTAGAGGAACAGCTACAGCCCCAGCCCGACGGCAACCACTACAAGGTGTACGCCTCGCGGCTGGAGTCGTTCTCGGTATCCTTCGAGGACGGCGAGATGCGGGCCGACATCACCCGCGCGGAGGCTGAAGAGGACGTCGCCGACCGCTTCACGAGGATGTGGCAGGACCTATGA
- a CDS encoding gamma carbonic anhydrase family protein — MLRAVDGMEPDVADSAYVDEAAVVIGDVVVEDEASVWPNTTLRGDHGQIVVGERANVQDNAVLHEDAVLGPDVTVGHSAIVHACTVERGALVGMNAVVLDDAHIGEGAVVAAGSVVTDGTEVPPETMVVGAPAEVKAELDGSMSEATAEHYADLARTYEATGERLDER, encoded by the coding sequence ATGCTCAGAGCAGTCGACGGGATGGAACCCGACGTCGCCGACTCGGCCTACGTCGACGAGGCCGCGGTCGTCATCGGCGACGTGGTCGTCGAGGACGAGGCCAGCGTCTGGCCGAACACCACGCTGCGCGGGGACCACGGACAGATCGTGGTCGGCGAACGCGCGAACGTCCAGGACAACGCCGTGCTCCACGAGGACGCCGTCCTCGGCCCGGACGTCACGGTCGGCCACAGCGCCATCGTCCACGCCTGCACGGTCGAACGCGGCGCGCTCGTCGGTATGAACGCCGTGGTCCTCGATGACGCACACATCGGGGAGGGAGCGGTCGTCGCGGCCGGCAGCGTCGTCACCGACGGCACCGAGGTCCCGCCGGAGACGATGGTGGTCGGCGCGCCGGCCGAGGTGAAGGCCGAACTCGACGGGTCGATGAGCGAGGCGACGGCCGAGCACTACGCCGACCTGGCGCGCACGTACGAGGCGACCGGCGAGCGACTGGACGAGCGGTAG
- a CDS encoding phytoene/squalene synthase family protein, translating into MNESQLDRGKAIHKETGQTFYYATRLLPARIRSPTYVLYGFFRIADEVVDGDQELTPDQQREQLEEIRQAALGNEPADEPVVDAFAEIREEHGIPDEEVDEFIDAMLADIDTDRYETYEDLEGYMRGSAAAVGHMMCALMDPEDRAAASPHAGALGEAFQLTNFIRDVREDIRDLDRVYLPMETLDEYDVTVQQLRDEECTPGFRRAVQSELRRAEQLYREGVAGIEYLPEDCQFAVLLAATLYAEHHRLVRRQEFDVISTRPSLSTPRKMLVVARTWWNWRRFKDPVTVFRRVSPVPRADAADSDSDDHSHVPHPE; encoded by the coding sequence GTGAACGAGTCCCAGCTCGACAGAGGAAAGGCCATCCACAAGGAAACTGGCCAGACGTTCTACTACGCGACTCGTCTCCTGCCGGCCCGGATTCGGAGCCCGACCTACGTCCTGTACGGGTTCTTCCGCATCGCCGACGAGGTGGTCGACGGCGACCAGGAACTGACGCCCGACCAGCAGCGCGAGCAGCTGGAGGAGATTCGGCAGGCGGCACTGGGCAACGAACCCGCCGACGAACCGGTGGTCGACGCCTTTGCGGAGATCCGCGAGGAGCACGGCATTCCCGACGAGGAGGTCGACGAGTTCATCGACGCGATGCTCGCCGACATCGACACCGACCGCTACGAGACCTACGAGGACCTGGAGGGGTACATGCGCGGGTCCGCGGCGGCCGTCGGCCACATGATGTGCGCGCTGATGGACCCCGAGGACCGCGCGGCGGCCAGCCCGCACGCCGGCGCGCTCGGCGAGGCCTTCCAGTTGACGAACTTCATCCGCGACGTCCGCGAGGACATCCGGGACCTGGACCGGGTGTACCTCCCGATGGAGACGCTCGACGAGTACGACGTGACCGTCCAGCAACTCCGCGACGAGGAGTGTACGCCCGGTTTCCGCCGTGCCGTCCAGTCGGAACTCCGCCGCGCCGAACAGCTCTACCGCGAGGGCGTCGCCGGCATCGAGTACCTCCCCGAGGACTGCCAGTTCGCGGTCCTGCTCGCGGCGACGCTGTACGCGGAACACCACCGCCTCGTCCGCCGCCAGGAGTTCGACGTCATCTCGACCCGACCCTCCCTGTCGACGCCCCGGAAGATGCTGGTCGTCGCCCGGACCTGGTGGAACTGGCGGCGGTTCAAGGACCCCGTCACCGTGTTCCGCCGGGTCAGCCCGGTTCCACGGGCCGACGCCGCCGACTCGGACTCCGACGACCACTCCCACGTTCCCCACCCCGAGTAG
- a CDS encoding LolA family protein: MEAGSEDRSAMVPNRSSVLVVCLAAALALSGCAGQQLTDDQEQRVAEKFEERLSEIDGYHATVTVSSTFDNRSFEMTTEVWARTGTGEMRQEVLAPPDRAGSKTVSNGSVMWTYNAAENTATRIEVPDVGTTNTVPRVERLVENFDIYSNGTVDLNGTETHKLTLVPNESAGPALSGTITMWVDTEKLFPVKMSMAFGEATSTVRYRNLTLDPDFEDGTFEFDLPEDAEVRTPSTPNVSEFQSYDRLADAVDRPIPGRELADRFAFERGSVVDGSTSIVSLEYADRDRTVTMQVTAAGERNPSDGENVSVGDRTAQYSEFGQMASLTWTCEDTAYTLLGQFEQETLVDIAADIECPSPR, from the coding sequence ATGGAAGCGGGGAGTGAAGACCGGAGTGCGATGGTCCCGAATCGGTCCTCCGTGCTGGTGGTCTGTCTCGCCGCCGCTCTCGCCCTGAGCGGGTGCGCAGGCCAGCAGCTCACCGACGACCAGGAGCAGCGTGTCGCCGAGAAGTTCGAGGAGCGGCTGTCGGAAATCGACGGGTATCACGCGACCGTAACGGTATCGTCCACGTTCGACAACCGGAGTTTCGAGATGACCACGGAGGTGTGGGCCCGTACCGGTACCGGCGAGATGCGCCAGGAAGTCCTCGCCCCACCGGACCGGGCCGGCAGCAAGACCGTCTCGAACGGGTCGGTCATGTGGACGTACAACGCCGCCGAGAACACGGCCACTCGCATCGAGGTCCCCGACGTGGGCACGACCAACACCGTCCCGCGGGTCGAACGGCTGGTCGAGAACTTCGACATCTACTCGAACGGGACGGTCGACCTGAACGGGACGGAGACGCACAAACTGACGCTCGTCCCCAACGAGTCCGCTGGCCCCGCCCTCTCGGGAACCATCACCATGTGGGTCGACACCGAGAAACTGTTCCCGGTGAAGATGTCGATGGCGTTCGGCGAGGCGACGTCTACCGTCCGCTACCGGAACCTGACGCTCGATCCCGACTTCGAGGACGGGACCTTCGAGTTCGACCTCCCCGAAGACGCCGAGGTCCGGACACCCTCCACCCCGAACGTCTCGGAGTTCCAGTCCTACGACCGCCTCGCTGACGCCGTCGACCGCCCGATTCCCGGGCGGGAACTGGCCGACCGGTTCGCCTTCGAGCGCGGGTCGGTCGTCGACGGGTCGACGTCCATCGTCTCGCTGGAGTACGCCGACCGCGACCGGACGGTGACGATGCAGGTGACGGCGGCCGGCGAGAGGAATCCGTCCGACGGCGAGAACGTCTCGGTCGGCGACCGGACCGCCCAGTACTCGGAGTTCGGGCAGATGGCGTCGCTCACCTGGACCTGCGAGGACACCGCCTACACCCTCCTCGGACAGTTCGAGCAGGAGACGCTGGTCGACATCGCCGCCGACATCGAGTGCCCGAGTCCCCGCTGA
- a CDS encoding DUF7553 family protein, with amino-acid sequence MTRQELATASDLLASAAEDSSGDDADRLADLSAQLDTLAERDTDPDHGRLARIESALGDVQSDASDDVAATIDDALDAIHDFRETIEGV; translated from the coding sequence ATGACTCGTCAGGAACTCGCGACAGCCAGCGACCTGCTCGCGTCGGCCGCGGAAGACAGCAGCGGCGACGACGCGGACCGTCTCGCGGACCTCTCGGCCCAGCTCGACACGCTGGCCGAGCGGGACACCGACCCCGACCACGGCCGCCTCGCACGCATCGAATCCGCCCTGGGTGACGTCCAGAGCGACGCCAGCGACGACGTCGCCGCGACCATCGACGACGCGCTCGACGCCATCCACGACTTCCGCGAGACCATCGAGGGCGTCTAG
- a CDS encoding DUF7521 family protein, whose product MTSLLYWGEVVVAVASVVLGLVIGYQAYRGFRRNDSRSMQYLSLGLIFLTAVPFTLSFVGTLVINFQPDLANLERYLLAASRTIQLVGLGFITYSLYEKP is encoded by the coding sequence ATGACGTCGCTACTGTACTGGGGCGAGGTCGTCGTCGCCGTCGCGTCCGTCGTGCTGGGGCTGGTCATCGGCTACCAGGCCTACCGCGGCTTCCGGCGCAACGACAGCCGCTCGATGCAGTACCTCTCGCTGGGACTCATCTTCCTGACGGCCGTCCCGTTCACGCTGTCGTTCGTCGGCACGCTCGTCATCAACTTCCAGCCCGACCTGGCGAACCTCGAACGCTACCTCCTGGCCGCAAGCCGGACGATTCAACTCGTCGGCCTCGGCTTCATCACCTACTCGCTGTACGAGAAACCCTGA
- a CDS encoding universal stress protein: protein MVRLIVGTDGEQTSERLVEYLQRVLDEDDAVYGVNSLVGGDRTSADDIADGEAALDVLEDGLGESVEFEADQFVRGNEPVVDLLDAADRHDADEFVIGIRKRSPVGKMVFGSTAQHLLLETDLPVRTVPLVSD, encoded by the coding sequence ATGGTACGGTTGATTGTCGGCACTGACGGCGAGCAGACCAGCGAACGGCTCGTCGAGTACCTCCAGCGGGTTCTCGACGAGGACGACGCGGTGTACGGCGTGAACTCTCTCGTCGGCGGGGACAGAACCTCCGCCGACGACATCGCCGACGGCGAGGCGGCACTCGACGTCCTGGAGGATGGACTCGGGGAGAGCGTCGAGTTCGAGGCCGACCAGTTCGTCCGGGGCAACGAGCCCGTCGTCGACCTGCTGGACGCGGCCGACCGCCACGACGCCGACGAGTTCGTCATCGGCATCCGCAAGCGCTCCCCGGTCGGGAAGATGGTCTTCGGCTCGACCGCGCAACATCTCCTGCTCGAGACCGACCTCCCCGTCCGGACCGTCCCGCTCGTCTCGGACTGA
- the cysS gene encoding cysteine--tRNA ligase: protein MTLRVTNSLSGEREPFEPADPESVLLYYCGLTTSDPAHLGHARGWVHVDVMHRWLEHLGYDVRHVENFTDVNEKIVARVGEAGDSEADVARSYIRDVIADMRSLNLQRADVYPRVSEHVPEIVDLVETLVEKGYAYESSGSVYFDVTAFDDYGKLSNQNVEELDAQGEERERAEKRNPADFALWKADGVAPEEIADHQHEGAAPADEAVETAETWDSPWGEGRPGWHIECSAMSMAHLDETIDIHVGGQDLVFPHHENEIAQSEAATGQTFARYWLHVRLLDAADDEKMSSSLGNFETVAEAIDTYGADAVRTFLLSTAYHNEAVYSRATMNEAVERWDGIERGYERAVEACDSVDARTKVHDEDLRAAVDATHEDFAAAMNDDFNTRRALAALEGLVSAVNAHVDARDEYDYRGLRMAVETLEEFAGGIFGLTLGDSGGGGEVAVAEDLVELVLSVRERERAAGNYERADELRDELEALGVEVQDTDDGATFRFE, encoded by the coding sequence ATGACGCTACGCGTGACGAACTCGCTCTCGGGCGAGCGGGAACCCTTCGAGCCGGCCGACCCCGAGTCCGTGCTGCTGTACTACTGCGGGCTGACGACGTCGGACCCCGCCCACCTCGGCCACGCCCGCGGGTGGGTCCACGTCGACGTGATGCACCGCTGGCTCGAACACCTCGGCTACGACGTCCGCCACGTCGAGAACTTCACCGACGTCAACGAGAAAATCGTCGCCCGCGTGGGCGAGGCCGGCGACAGCGAGGCCGACGTCGCCCGCTCGTACATCCGCGACGTCATCGCCGACATGCGCTCGCTGAACCTGCAGCGTGCCGACGTCTATCCGCGCGTCTCCGAGCACGTCCCCGAAATCGTCGACCTCGTGGAGACCCTCGTCGAGAAGGGCTACGCCTACGAGTCCAGCGGCTCGGTGTACTTCGACGTGACTGCCTTCGACGACTACGGGAAACTCTCCAACCAGAACGTCGAGGAACTCGACGCCCAGGGCGAGGAGCGCGAGCGCGCCGAGAAGCGCAACCCAGCCGACTTTGCCCTCTGGAAGGCCGACGGCGTCGCCCCCGAGGAGATTGCCGACCACCAGCACGAGGGGGCCGCGCCCGCCGACGAGGCCGTCGAGACGGCCGAGACGTGGGACTCGCCGTGGGGCGAGGGACGGCCCGGCTGGCACATCGAGTGCTCCGCGATGAGCATGGCCCACCTCGACGAGACCATCGACATCCACGTCGGCGGCCAGGACCTCGTCTTCCCCCACCACGAGAACGAAATCGCCCAGAGCGAGGCCGCGACGGGGCAGACCTTCGCCCGCTACTGGCTGCACGTCCGCCTGCTCGACGCCGCCGACGACGAGAAGATGTCCTCCTCGCTGGGCAACTTCGAGACCGTCGCCGAGGCCATCGACACCTACGGTGCCGACGCCGTCCGGACGTTCCTGCTGTCGACGGCCTACCACAACGAGGCGGTCTACAGCCGGGCGACGATGAACGAGGCCGTCGAGCGCTGGGACGGCATCGAGCGCGGGTACGAGCGCGCCGTCGAGGCCTGCGACAGCGTCGACGCCCGGACGAAAGTCCACGACGAGGACCTCCGGGCGGCCGTCGACGCCACCCACGAGGACTTTGCCGCCGCGATGAACGACGACTTCAACACCCGCCGCGCGCTGGCGGCGCTGGAGGGACTCGTCTCCGCCGTGAACGCCCACGTCGACGCCCGCGACGAGTACGACTACCGCGGGCTCCGGATGGCCGTCGAGACGCTGGAGGAGTTCGCCGGTGGCATCTTCGGTCTGACGCTCGGCGACAGCGGCGGCGGTGGCGAGGTGGCCGTCGCCGAGGACCTGGTGGAACTCGTGCTCTCGGTCCGCGAACGCGAGCGCGCGGCCGGCAACTACGAGCGGGCGGACGAACTCCGCGACGAACTGGAGGCGCTGGGCGTCGAGGTGCAGGACACCGACGACGGCGCGACGTTCCGGTTCGAGTGA
- a CDS encoding HalOD1 output domain-containing protein, translating to MESAQLTVYCESAVVHEARYDPDSNASPVEAVAEAVATAQGTDPMDLPPLYDYIDVQAVNRLIGGRDTRIVGETVLAFTVETWNVLIRSDGHIRVLDPEQTAEPARPFEGANRLENEPERGHSPATDD from the coding sequence ATGGAATCTGCGCAACTGACGGTGTACTGCGAATCGGCCGTCGTACACGAGGCGCGGTACGACCCCGACAGCAACGCCTCGCCTGTCGAAGCGGTCGCCGAAGCCGTTGCGACCGCACAGGGAACCGACCCGATGGACCTCCCGCCGCTGTACGACTACATCGACGTGCAGGCGGTGAATCGCCTGATAGGCGGGCGAGACACGCGAATCGTCGGTGAAACGGTCCTCGCGTTCACCGTCGAGACGTGGAACGTACTGATCCGGAGCGACGGCCACATCAGGGTGCTCGACCCCGAGCAAACGGCGGAGCCGGCACGCCCCTTCGAGGGCGCGAACCGACTGGAAAACGAGCCCGAGCGGGGCCACAGCCCGGCAACGGACGACTGA
- a CDS encoding tripartite tricarboxylate transporter permease: MDVWSASLAFGPGRTALALAFVASGVALGTVSGLTPGLHANNFALLLAAVAPSVPGPRRYVGAAMLAAGVVHTFLDVVPALALGVPDPAMAASALPGHRLVLRGRGREALRLSALGSALAVAFAVPLALPVTAAMERAYPVVSDHLSLVLGSVAVLLVVTERTTWAQVGATLALAGSGALGILALDLPAEGVLPAGEMLAPLFAGLFGAPVLVEAVGGEGVPPQADGTVTTSRRFVASVALVGTLAGAVVGYLPGISSAIAATGALVVLPARGPRAFLVATSGVNTANTIFALFALVALGNPRTGVLVALEDAGVPVVLPLLLASVAIAAAAGFALVLAVGDRYLAAVGSADNTRLSVGVLGVLALLSVAIAGALGLVVFTVSTLVGLVPGRYGAKRANLMGVLLVPLALGI; the protein is encoded by the coding sequence ATGGACGTCTGGAGCGCCAGCCTCGCGTTCGGTCCCGGCCGGACAGCGCTGGCGCTGGCCTTCGTCGCCAGCGGCGTCGCGCTGGGGACCGTCAGCGGACTCACGCCGGGACTGCACGCCAACAACTTCGCCCTCCTGCTGGCGGCCGTCGCTCCCTCGGTCCCAGGCCCGCGGCGGTACGTCGGTGCGGCGATGCTCGCCGCGGGCGTCGTCCACACGTTCCTCGACGTCGTGCCCGCGCTGGCGCTGGGCGTCCCCGACCCCGCCATGGCCGCCAGTGCGCTCCCGGGGCATCGACTGGTGCTCCGTGGCCGGGGCCGCGAGGCGCTTCGCCTCTCCGCGCTCGGGAGCGCCCTTGCCGTCGCATTCGCCGTGCCGCTCGCGCTGCCGGTGACGGCGGCGATGGAGCGGGCGTATCCAGTCGTCAGCGACCATCTCTCCCTCGTACTCGGTAGCGTCGCCGTCCTGCTCGTCGTGACGGAGCGGACGACGTGGGCGCAGGTTGGCGCGACGCTCGCGCTCGCCGGGAGCGGGGCGCTCGGCATCCTCGCACTGGACCTGCCGGCGGAGGGCGTCCTGCCGGCCGGGGAGATGCTCGCGCCGCTTTTCGCGGGGCTGTTCGGCGCGCCCGTGCTGGTCGAGGCAGTCGGCGGCGAGGGCGTCCCGCCGCAGGCCGACGGGACAGTCACGACGTCGCGGCGCTTCGTGGCCAGCGTCGCACTCGTCGGGACGCTGGCCGGGGCAGTGGTCGGCTACCTCCCCGGCATCTCCAGCGCCATCGCCGCCACCGGTGCCCTCGTGGTCCTGCCGGCCCGTGGCCCGCGGGCGTTCCTCGTGGCGACCAGCGGCGTCAACACAGCCAACACGATCTTTGCGCTGTTCGCGCTGGTCGCACTCGGGAATCCCCGCACCGGCGTCCTGGTCGCGCTGGAAGACGCCGGTGTGCCGGTCGTGCTCCCGCTCCTGCTGGCGAGCGTCGCCATCGCCGCCGCGGCGGGGTTCGCGCTCGTGCTCGCGGTCGGGGACCGCTACCTGGCCGCGGTGGGGAGCGCCGACAACACGCGCCTGTCGGTCGGCGTCCTCGGCGTGCTCGCGTTGCTCTCTGTCGCCATCGCCGGCGCCCTCGGACTCGTCGTCTTCACGGTCAGCACGCTCGTCGGACTCGTTCCCGGCCGCTACGGGGCCAAGCGGGCGAACCTGATGGGCGTCCTGCTGGTCCCGCTGGCACTCGGCATCTGA
- a CDS encoding CbiX/SirB N-terminal domain-containing protein — MTTALVIAAHGSHLNPGSSAPAFAHADRIRATGAFDEVREAFWKEEPSFREVLRTLTADEVYVVPLFISEGYFTEEVIPRELRLEEWDPAAWDSDGTSADHATFTAGDVGATVHYCGPVGTHDEMSDVIVQRAKSVTGDPDVGPGVGLAVVGHGTKRNENSAKAIEYHADRIRERGRFAEVRALFLDEEPEVDGVTGHFSTEDVVVVPLFIADGYHTREDIPEDMGLTDGSGEWETPATVDGRRIWYAGAVGTEPLLADVVLERALDAGADVETASVGAAGTVEGSR, encoded by the coding sequence ATGACCACCGCGCTCGTCATCGCGGCCCACGGGTCCCACCTCAATCCCGGGTCGAGCGCGCCCGCCTTCGCGCACGCCGACCGCATCCGCGCGACGGGGGCGTTCGACGAAGTCAGGGAAGCGTTCTGGAAGGAGGAGCCGTCCTTCCGCGAAGTACTGCGGACGCTCACCGCCGACGAGGTGTACGTCGTCCCGCTGTTCATCAGCGAGGGGTACTTCACCGAGGAGGTGATTCCCCGCGAACTCCGCCTGGAGGAGTGGGACCCCGCCGCCTGGGACTCCGACGGGACCAGCGCCGACCACGCCACCTTCACGGCCGGCGACGTCGGGGCGACGGTCCACTACTGCGGTCCGGTCGGGACCCACGACGAGATGAGCGACGTCATCGTCCAGCGGGCGAAGTCCGTCACGGGCGACCCCGACGTGGGGCCGGGCGTCGGGCTCGCGGTCGTCGGCCACGGGACGAAGCGCAACGAGAACTCCGCGAAGGCCATCGAGTACCACGCCGACCGGATCCGCGAGCGCGGGCGCTTCGCGGAGGTCCGGGCGCTCTTTCTCGACGAGGAACCGGAAGTCGACGGCGTGACCGGCCACTTCTCGACGGAGGACGTCGTCGTCGTCCCGCTCTTTATCGCCGACGGCTACCACACCCGGGAGGACATCCCCGAGGACATGGGCCTGACCGACGGCAGCGGCGAGTGGGAGACGCCGGCGACTGTCGACGGCCGGCGCATCTGGTACGCGGGCGCTGTCGGGACCGAACCCCTGCTCGCGGACGTGGTGCTGGAGCGGGCACTCGACGCCGGCGCGGACGTGGAGACAGCGAGCGTCGGAGCGGCCGGTACCGTGGAGGGGAGCCGATGA
- a CDS encoding spore germination protein GerW family protein: protein MSSDSTHSDAETTPTGSFAPVEHLVERIQDSASVDRVFGDPITAEGRTLVPVARVAYGFGGGFGSGDGDEDGEGGEGGGVGGGVDARPLGVLEVTDAETRFVRFTDWRRTALAVGVGLVLGLLLGRRTRGE from the coding sequence ATGTCATCCGATTCCACCCACTCCGACGCGGAGACGACACCGACCGGTTCGTTCGCACCGGTCGAGCACCTCGTCGAGCGCATCCAGGACAGTGCGAGCGTCGACCGCGTGTTCGGCGACCCGATAACCGCCGAGGGACGGACGCTCGTGCCGGTCGCGCGGGTCGCCTACGGCTTCGGCGGGGGATTCGGGAGCGGCGACGGCGACGAGGACGGCGAGGGTGGCGAGGGCGGCGGTGTCGGCGGCGGCGTCGACGCCCGCCCTCTGGGAGTCCTCGAAGTGACCGACGCGGAGACGCGGTTCGTCCGCTTTACCGACTGGCGACGGACGGCGCTCGCCGTCGGCGTCGGCCTCGTCCTGGGTCTCCTGCTCGGCCGCCGCACCCGCGGCGAGTAG
- the cruF gene encoding bisanhydrobacterioruberin hydratase, producing MGELRRPTDRVDVERGLDRVVAENRFTIAVVFPLVGAVLLLASAEDLLPAILAFNPYLVLTGVLVMRAPLIAGLLPLIRRRGALALGALTAYAYGIEWIGATTGFPYGDFHYDIPLGPMVFDTIPVGLPVFFLPLVLNSYLLCLLLLGDRARSALVRLPVVVAAVLAVDLVLDPAAVALGFWDYGGGVYYGVPLSNYAGWVLSATVATVLVDAAFDHDALVERVQGCPYMLDDLVSFVVLWGAVNAFYGAWIPVAVAALFAAGLLRLDRFDFAVWRGAAGRQSG from the coding sequence ATGGGTGAGTTGCGACGGCCCACCGACCGGGTCGACGTCGAGCGAGGGCTCGACAGAGTGGTCGCCGAGAACCGCTTCACCATCGCCGTGGTCTTCCCGCTCGTCGGCGCAGTGCTGCTGCTGGCCAGCGCCGAGGACCTCCTCCCGGCGATTCTGGCCTTCAATCCCTACCTCGTCCTGACGGGCGTACTCGTGATGCGTGCCCCGCTGATCGCCGGCCTGCTGCCGCTGATTCGCCGCCGGGGTGCGCTCGCGCTCGGCGCGCTGACCGCCTACGCCTACGGCATCGAGTGGATTGGCGCGACCACCGGCTTCCCCTACGGCGACTTTCACTACGACATCCCGCTGGGGCCGATGGTGTTCGACACGATTCCGGTGGGTCTGCCGGTGTTTTTCCTGCCGCTCGTGCTCAACAGTTACCTCCTCTGTTTGCTCCTGCTGGGCGACCGCGCCCGGTCGGCGCTCGTTCGGCTCCCGGTGGTCGTCGCCGCCGTCCTCGCCGTCGACCTGGTGCTCGACCCCGCGGCGGTCGCCCTCGGCTTCTGGGACTACGGCGGCGGCGTCTACTACGGCGTCCCGCTGTCGAACTACGCGGGGTGGGTGCTGAGCGCGACGGTGGCGACCGTCCTCGTCGACGCCGCCTTCGACCACGACGCGCTGGTCGAGCGCGTCCAGGGCTGTCCGTACATGCTGGACGACCTGGTGAGCTTCGTGGTGCTGTGGGGTGCCGTCAACGCCTTCTACGGGGCGTGGATACCGGTCGCTGTCGCGGCGCTCTTCGCGGCCGGGTTGCTCCGACTGGACCGGTTCGACTTCGCCGTCTGGCGTGGCGCAGCGGGGCGACAGTCGGGGTAA